The nucleotide sequence TTCCCAGCCCGTTATCGCGCACGGCAACCCCCTGTAATGTGCCGTGAGGCGTAGAACGAGTTAATCCCGCTTCAATCTCAACACAGCCGCCTCTAGGGGTGTATTTGAGGGCGTTGTCAATCAGGTTGCTCAACACTTCCCTGATGCCCCAGGGATCGGCGCAAACTAAAGGCAAACGGGCGGGAATAACTGCTTTTAATGTCAGTCCTCGTTCTTGAGCGATGGTCTGTGCGGAAAGAATGAGGGGCTGCAAGATGGCTTCGAGGGCAAGGGGTTCTTGAACGATGGCTTTTCCGGGAAGCAGGTAGGGCGCGACTGATTGGTCTTCACCGGGCAAAAGAAGGGGATCGGCAGGGGGAAGTAGGGAGGATTCTGTCACGACGGTTTTGAAGTAATCGTCTAGCTGTTGCAAGAATCCCTGTAGGCGGTCGCTTTCCCGAACAATGCCCTCGGCGACGGTACGATTGGCATCGTCAAAGCGCAATCGTTTGAGCAGAAGCTTGCTGAAGGTTCGCAAGGCGGTCATTGGGTTGCGCAGTTGATGTAGGAGATTGTCTAGAACCTCTTGTTGGATGTGACGCAGGTTTTCTTGTTTGTGGAGTTGTTGGCGATACCATCTTTGCTGGCGATCGAGCGATCGCGCGATCGCTAAAGTTCTTGCCACGCGATCGATCTGAATCAATTCCTCCGGAGTCCACTTGCGCTCTCTGCGACCCGCCACCAACAACCCCATGACCCCCTCTTGATAGATTAGGGGACGAGCCACTTGATAGCCCGGTTGAAAGGACTCCTCTTCTGGCTCTCCTGTAAAAGGCTCCCTCTCGTTAATAACATCTTGTTCTTGATGAGATCCTGGAGTGTCGAGCAAATGCTGTTGGGAGAGGGCGAGTAACGGCGATAATTCTCCTTCTTGGGTTTTCCCCTCTTCCCAAGACCAAACTTCGCGAGCATCGGGATAAACGACAATCGGAATGAGCTTGGGAGCCGATTGTACTAAATCTTCTGTTAAGTAAACGCCACACCAAGCTGCTCCCAACCCTTGCGTCAACAGAGCAACTTGAGATTGGCAGAGATCGACAAACTCCGAACTGGAATGCGCGAGCAGAGATGGGGAGTGAGGCATTGGTGCGAGAGAGTACCTTAAGGCGTTACGCGAACTTGTTGCAGATTTTACTTTTTGTGAAGAACGTTTTCTCTCGATCGCGGCTGTTTATGGAAAGAACCAACTCGATTAAGCGAGGCACAGTATTGATTTGACGTTGATTTAACGGAGAATTAAATATTTCTTATCGATCTCCGCTCAACCCTTGATATTTTCGATCGAACCGGATATACTGAACGTCGGCTTTTGTAACCCAAAATACAGCTATCAGCCGGACGAGGAGGTAAACAGATTGGCCAGAAAACGCAAGCGCAAGAGTCGCCGCCGCCAAGAAGGACGAAAGATCCTAGAGTTAGTACCTCAGTATAACCTGGAAAGTGGCGAAGATAAACCCGTAACAGCAGCGCGGAAATACATCTCCTTGCAAGGGATTAATCCTCCAGCACTACTGATCGTTAAACGAAACGAACATACGACGGATCGTTACTTCTGGGCTGAGAAAGGTCTATTTGGAGCGCAGTACGTTGAGGAAAATCATTTTCTTTTCCCCAGTTTACGATTCATCGCTCCCCAAAATAGTAAAACTCCCTTGGCTGCTGCGGTTAGTCAATGAAAGTTCAAATTTAAGCCTGTGGCACATCGGCGACTCAGGCTAGCCCCCTTCAGACTTCAATGACTAGGGGGCATTAATTATTTTGGCACTTCAGATTTAAGTGTTTTTTGGAGCGATGCGAGTTCGTCTCGATGGGCGGTAACCGCGATCGCGCGCTTGCCCTGCTTGGGGTCTTCTGTCCCCCGAACTTCCAAGGTTGCTTGCTCCAAACGACCCGCTTTCCGCCAGTAAAACCAACCCGCCAAGGGAGAGAGGAGAAGGAGGGAAAGGGGGATTTTTCCAGATTCAGGAAACCCAAAAGATAATACCAAAGCAAGACAGAGCAAGCCACAAGCTGCCAGTCCGGATAAAAAAATAGCAAGCCATCCACTCGGACGAACTGCCCCTTCAAAGGTTAATTTCTGTTGGGCGGGATCGACTGCAATAATGCG is from Lusitaniella coriacea LEGE 07157 and encodes:
- a CDS encoding GAF domain-containing sensor histidine kinase, with the protein product MPHSPSLLAHSSSEFVDLCQSQVALLTQGLGAAWCGVYLTEDLVQSAPKLIPIVVYPDAREVWSWEEGKTQEGELSPLLALSQQHLLDTPGSHQEQDVINEREPFTGEPEEESFQPGYQVARPLIYQEGVMGLLVAGRRERKWTPEELIQIDRVARTLAIARSLDRQQRWYRQQLHKQENLRHIQQEVLDNLLHQLRNPMTALRTFSKLLLKRLRFDDANRTVAEGIVRESDRLQGFLQQLDDYFKTVVTESSLLPPADPLLLPGEDQSVAPYLLPGKAIVQEPLALEAILQPLILSAQTIAQERGLTLKAVIPARLPLVCADPWGIREVLSNLIDNALKYTPRGGCVEIEAGLTRSTPHGTLQGVAVRDNGLGIPLGDRERIFERHYRGVQEQGEISGSGLGLAIAKNLIEQMHGEIELVSPNPDAANPSSGNPGTTFIVWLPVDGK
- a CDS encoding DUF3155 domain-containing protein; the protein is MARKRKRKSRRRQEGRKILELVPQYNLESGEDKPVTAARKYISLQGINPPALLIVKRNEHTTDRYFWAEKGLFGAQYVEENHFLFPSLRFIAPQNSKTPLAAAVSQ
- a CDS encoding cofactor assembly of complex C subunit B, producing MNSPILSSTFFLTLLLLVGLFFFIRASVKDRTERIELIPEGEEKSLLDRLQSYFEQRSYRIIAVDPAQQKLTFEGAVRPSGWLAIFLSGLAACGLLCLALVLSFGFPESGKIPLSLLLLSPLAGWFYWRKAGRLEQATLEVRGTEDPKQGKRAIAVTAHRDELASLQKTLKSEVPK